CCGGCCTCGCTCAGGCAGCGTGTGAGTGTGTCGCCGTCGGCGGTGAGGTGGACGCCCAGTGCGCTTAGGACCTGCGACGAGCCGGACTTGCTGGTGACGGACTTGTTGCCGTGCTTGGCGACGCAGATGTTCATGGGCCGGCCCGCGCCGGCGGCGACGATGGCGGCGGCGGTGGAGATGTTGAACGTGCCGGCGTGGTCGCCGCCCGTGCCGCAGGTGTCGATGGCGGTGAGGCCCTTGGGCACGGCGACGTTCGCGGCCTTGCGGCGCATGACGGTCGCGGCGCCGACGAGCTCGTCGACCGTCGCGCCGCGCTGCGCGATGAGCGCGAGCAGGGCGGCGGTCTGTGTGGGCTGCGCCTTGCCGGACATGATCTGGTCGAAGGCGTCGATGGCCTGGGTCTCAGAGAGCGGCTGGCCGTCGACGAGCTGGGCGAGGAGGGGTTTCATGCTGGGGGCAGTGTAACTGCTGGGATGTGTCGAGACCCACGGATGAAATCCGTGGGCATCGGGGGGTGCGGTCGCGACTTACAGCTACTCTAGAAAAACCGCAGGACGACCCAGAGCGCGAGGGCGGCGGCGACCATAAACACGGCGACCTGGAACGTGAGGTAGGCCGCGCGGCGGGGGACTTCGGACAGGTCGTCGCTCTTGATGGTGCGGTAGACGATCGCGACGCCGAGCACGAGCGGCGGCAGGAGCCAGAGCCAGTACCGGTCGATCGGTGCGGGCTCGAGGAACGGGCGGTAGGCGAGCAGCAGATCGAGCATCACGCGGCCTCCGCTTCGCTCTGCGCTGGGGCGGTGGCGGCCGGCTTCGCGCGCCGGGGTTCGCGGTAGGCGACGTCGATGATGGCGAGGAGGTTGAGCAGGCCGGCGAGCGCGGTGTAGAGCGTGCCGATCTCGTAGGGTCGGCCGTAGCTGGGCTCGTAAAGCGTGGGCCCGTCGGGGTCGGGCGTGGGTTCGAGGCCTGGGTAGTGGGCGCGGTAGCGGTCGTGGGTGTACTCGACGACGAGTGAGGGGGCGATGAGCATCTGGCCCAGGAACCAGGGGCGGACCTGGTCTTTGTGGGTCTTGAATTGGACGACGCCGATGCCGCCGACGAGCAGCCCGCCGATCCAGAGCGTGCCGATGGCGGTGGCGAGGATGATGCCGCGTTTGACCTCGCCGATGAGGAGGTGGCCCAGCCCCGGGAGGAGCCAGGCTGCGATCGCGGCGGGCAGGTTCCACAGCGGCGGCCTTCGGGGCGCGGGGTCGGTCAACGTAGCGCTCCGATTGGGCTCAAAGGGGTTGACGGCCGGGCCATCAGCGGGCAACAATAAAGCGTTGACAACACCGCGTGGATCGGTAGTGTATCCACCGTTTCATCACAGGCCAAGACGCCGCGACGAATCGCACCCAGCCCCTCGGAGGTCACTCCATGTCTCCCGTTACCGACTACGACGACACGACGACCGCGACCCTCGACCCGGCCGCCCTCACGGCTGGCGCCTTCGCCCCCGCCGCGCCGGGCTACTTCGCGATCGAAGACCCGGACAACGACTACCTCAGCGACGATGACGACGACGACTACCTCGACGACGAAGACGAGGATGACGACGACGAGTACTACGACGACGATGAGGAATCGGAAGACGACGAGGACGACGAAGACGACTTCTTCTCCGACGACGATGAGGAGGAGGAAGATGACGACGACTTCTTCGACGATGAGGAAGATTAGGTCCTGTCTGAAAAGTGGGGCGGGCTTCCAGCCCGCCGTCAGGCCGTGGGCCTGAGTGTGTTGATTCACGGCTGCGCCGTGATGGCGGGCAAGATGCCCGCCGCACCGATTGGTTTTCAGACAGAGCTAGCTCGACGCGATCGGCTCGACACGCATCGTCGCCGATGTGTTGTGTGTCTGCCCCGGCGCGACCGTGAGCGCGTTGGGCGCGATGTTCGCGGGCTCGACGCAGAGCATGCCGGGCCACTCGTCGTCGCCGAAGTCGCTCATCGCTTGGGCCTTGGCGTCCCATGGGTTCCAGACGACGGTCGAGCCGCTGCCGGTCTTGGTGATGACGATCCTGCGCGCGAGGCCGGGGTCGTGGATTGTGCAGCCCGACTCGGTGGCGTAGATGAAGTCCGTCTCGGCGGCGAAGGTGAGCGCGGCGTCGGGCTGGGTGTGCGTCGTGCCCGCGCCGCCGACGGTGTTCTCGTACGCCGCCCCGGCCAGCCCGGTGACTGAGACGCGCTTGATCTGGCTCACGGCGAAGTAGCTGTGCAGCGCGAGCTCGAAGGTCGCGTTCGTGTCGCCCGTGTTGCTCGCTTCGAGCTCAAGCGAGAGGGTGGGGCCAAACGACGCGGTGTAGCGCAAGTCCCAGCACGGCGCGGCCGTGGTGGTGAAGGTGAGTGCGACGACGCCGTCTTCCATCGCCGTCGCCGCGAGGTCCCATCGCTTGGTGCGCACCAGCCCGTGCGACGGGGCGTTGGGCTGATCCGCGGGCTTGTGCCCGGCGAACCAGGGGAAGCAGATCGGCACGCCGCCGCGGATCGCCAGGTCGGGGAAGAAGTTCGCTCGGCCCGATAACCAGAGCACCTCGTCGTGCCTCGTCGGACGCCAGCGCGTGACGTGGGCGCCGTGCAGGTACGCCTCGCCGACACACGCGGGGGTCGAAATCACCGCCCGCGTCAGCCCGCCCTCGCCGCGGTCGAAAAGCAGCGCACCGGGGATCGCAAAACGGTCATTAAGCTCAGCAAGCGTCGGCATGCCTGGATTGTAAGCGCCACCCCGAAGCCCACGCTCGCCGAGCGTGGGCTTCACGCGCAAAAACCACCACTGAACCGCGCCCGCCTCCCGCGTCGTATAGAATCCCCCGACGATGACGCAAGCCCCGCCCCAACCCGACCCCCCGGAATCCAACCCCCCGGAAACCGAGCCCCCGGAATCCGCAGCCGCCGACGCGCCACACGTCACCGACGACATCGTCGTCAAGTGCATGTCGCTCACCAAGGTCTTCAAGGACTTCTGGCTGCGCGACAAGGTCCGCGCGGTCGATGGCATCGACCTCGAAATCCGACGCGGCGAGGTCTTCGGCCTCCTCGGGCCCAACGGCTCGGGCAAGTCCACCACCATCAAGATGATCCTCGGGCTCCTCCACCCGACCACCGGCCGCATCGCCGTGTTCAACAAAGTCCCACGCGACGTCGGCACCAAAAAACGCATCGGCTACCTGCCCGAAGAGACCTACCTCTACAAGTTCCTCACGCCCATCGAGACCCTCGACTACTACGGTAAACTCTTCCACCAGGACCGCGCCACACGACGCAAACGCATCGACATGCTCCTCGAAATGGTCGGCCTCGACCACGCCGCCCGCCGGCCCGTCGGCGAATTCTCCAAGGGCATGATGCGCAAGGTCGGCCTCGCGCAAGCACTCATCAACGACCCCGAGCTCCTCATCCTCGACGAGCCCACCTCGGGCATGGACCCGATCGCCACCAACGACGTCAAGAACGTCATCACCCGCCTGGCCGACCGCGGCAAGACCGTGCTGCTGTGCTCGCACCTGCTCGCCGATGTGCAGGACGTGTGCGACCGTGTGTCGATGATGTACGGCGGCAAGGTCCGCCGATCGGGCACGATGGATACGCTGCTCACCGACCAGCACAAGACCACCATCACCGCGCCCGCGCTCACGGACATCTCGGATGAGCAGATGGTCGCCGCGCTCGAGGCGCTGGGCGTGACGGACGTGTCGCTCGACCACCCCCGGCGGACGCTGGAGCAGGTGTTTTTGGAGATGGTGCACGAGGCGCAGAGCGCGGGGATCGAGAGCGCCGGAGCGCGTTCGGGCCGAGAGGTCGCCGAGTTCCTGCGGGACGGCGAATCGGTTGCACCTGCCCAGCCCGAGACGCGTGAGCAGCTGATCGAGTCGCTCGTCTCCGACGAGCCGGCCGCGCCGGTGCAAGCGCCCGCGCCGCAGCCGGACCCCGCGCCGAAGCCCGAGGCCAAGGACGACCTGATCGCGGACCTGACCGCCGCCGAGGACGCCGCGTTCCCGCAGCCAAAGCCGGCCCCGGTCGACAAGGCCCGAAACTCCGCCAAGCCCGCGAAAGAATCGCCGCCGCCCAAGCCCCCGGCCCCCGACAGACCCAAGGACCCAGACGAAGGCGACGGCTCGGTCATCGACGACCTGCTCAACGGGTAAGTCCATCGCCTTCGACCAGCCAGCGGCCTACGGACGCCGGACCTCTTGGTTTGTCGACACGCAGCACGTCCGGCGTCCGCAGGCCGCCGGCTGGCCAAACCCCTTACACCGTGTCGCGGTGCGGCTCAAACGAATCAATCCCTAACGCCCGATCCCCGCCCAACCCATGCTCACACGCACCTGGAAAATCTGGCTCGGCGTCCTGCTCGGCATCGCGGCCGTCACCGGCGGGCTCTACGCGCTGCTGTGGTCGCAGGGCTTCACCGTCGGCGCCAACATCGTCTCGATCGTCGCCGTTGTCGCGTTGGGCGCGTGGTCGCTCCGCGGGCTCTACGTCTGGCGCGAAGTCACCTGGGTCCGCCGGGTCAACAGCTTCGTCATCGCGCTGTTCATCTTCGGCTTCCTCTACCTGTTCCTGCGCGCCGTCGGCGCGGAAGAACTCGCGCGGTACACGCTCTACACCGCCGGCACCGTCGGCGGGTTTATGCTCGGCATCAACCTGCTCCGACTGCTCACCGCCTATGCCATGCTGCTTTCGGTCTTCCTGCTGGTGTGCACCGTCGTGCTGTGGATGCTGTCGCATATCGCCATCTACGAAGCATCAACGACCCAGGCGGCGTGGGTCAATGCCATTTTCCACGCGGCTGTTTTCCTGTTTTTCGCCGCGATGTTGGTCGCCCTGTACTTCGGCGTTCGCGCACCGATCGCCGGCGTCGCACGCACCATGATCGAAGAGGCCGTCCGCCTCCGCATCACCCTTATCTCCATCATCATGCTGCTCGTCGGCCTGCCCGCGCTGGCGGCCGCGGCGTCGGGCGACGACCGGCTGACCTACATCGTCCAGCGTTTCCTGACCTACGCGCTGATCTTCGTGTCGTTCAAGCTCAGCGTGATGACCGTCGTGCTCGCGTCCTACACCACCAGCCGCGACATCAAGCAGAAGCTCGTCCACATGTCGCTGACCAAGCCGATCAACCGGGCCCAGTACCTGGCGGGCAAGTGGCTGGGCATCATGCTGCTCAACGCGGTACTCCTGGCCGTGTCGGGCGTCGCGATCGCCGGGTTTACGCGTGGCCTCGCGGGCGGCCAGGCCCTGAACGCCGAGGACAAAGAGCAGGTCCAGAAAGAAGTCCTCACCGCCCGCATCTCGCAGGTCCCCGCGCCGGTTG
The sequence above is a segment of the Phycisphaeraceae bacterium D3-23 genome. Coding sequences within it:
- a CDS encoding D-hexose-6-phosphate mutarotase; its protein translation is MPTLAELNDRFAIPGALLFDRGEGGLTRAVISTPACVGEAYLHGAHVTRWRPTRHDEVLWLSGRANFFPDLAIRGGVPICFPWFAGHKPADQPNAPSHGLVRTKRWDLAATAMEDGVVALTFTTTAAPCWDLRYTASFGPTLSLELEASNTGDTNATFELALHSYFAVSQIKRVSVTGLAGAAYENTVGGAGTTHTQPDAALTFAAETDFIYATESGCTIHDPGLARRIVITKTGSGSTVVWNPWDAKAQAMSDFGDDEWPGMLCVEPANIAPNALTVAPGQTHNTSATMRVEPIASS
- a CDS encoding ABC transporter ATP-binding protein; this translates as MTQAPPQPDPPESNPPETEPPESAAADAPHVTDDIVVKCMSLTKVFKDFWLRDKVRAVDGIDLEIRRGEVFGLLGPNGSGKSTTIKMILGLLHPTTGRIAVFNKVPRDVGTKKRIGYLPEETYLYKFLTPIETLDYYGKLFHQDRATRRKRIDMLLEMVGLDHAARRPVGEFSKGMMRKVGLAQALINDPELLILDEPTSGMDPIATNDVKNVITRLADRGKTVLLCSHLLADVQDVCDRVSMMYGGKVRRSGTMDTLLTDQHKTTITAPALTDISDEQMVAALEALGVTDVSLDHPRRTLEQVFLEMVHEAQSAGIESAGARSGREVAEFLRDGESVAPAQPETREQLIESLVSDEPAAPVQAPAPQPDPAPKPEAKDDLIADLTAAEDAAFPQPKPAPVDKARNSAKPAKESPPPKPPAPDRPKDPDEGDGSVIDDLLNG